The Flavobacterium marginilacus genome window below encodes:
- the rnpA gene encoding ribonuclease P protein component — MNFTYPKNEKLKSKITIGLLFTEGKSVAKYPLRLVYNTGTFGEGEKIKIGVSVSKKYFKKAVDRNYFKRVLRETYRLNKHLLLDNLDQPYSFMLFYQCKDRLTFEEINTKTVQLFEKFALEIKKEEEQSK, encoded by the coding sequence ATGAACTTCACTTACCCCAAAAACGAAAAACTAAAAAGCAAAATTACCATTGGTTTATTGTTTACCGAAGGAAAATCGGTGGCTAAATATCCGTTGCGGTTGGTTTATAATACAGGAACTTTTGGCGAAGGCGAAAAAATAAAAATAGGTGTTTCGGTTTCTAAAAAATATTTCAAAAAAGCAGTAGACCGTAATTATTTCAAAAGAGTACTGCGGGAAACTTACAGACTCAACAAACATTTACTTTTGGACAATCTGGATCAGCCGTATTCTTTTATGCTTTTTTACCAATGCAAGGACCGTTTGACTTTTGAAGAAATCAATACTAAAACAGTCCAATTGTTTGAAAAATTTGCACTGGAGATAAAAAAGGAAGAAGAGCAATCCAAATAA
- a CDS encoding LytR/AlgR family response regulator transcription factor translates to MIKAIALDDEPPALEVLQNFCGKIDFIDLEKTFTKSEDALKYLKKYPVDLLFLDINMPAISGIDFYKKLPRKTMVIFTTAYSEYAVEGFTLSATDYLLKPISFVRFEQAVEKAYSQWKSQNQSSEQQYLFIRADYSLIKILLSDILFIEGLDDYLKIHIQNQKTIVARMTMKALLQKLPESEFIRVHRSFIVSISKIEKVRSKIIYINDEEIPVSASYEATFFALLNQQ, encoded by the coding sequence ATGATAAAAGCGATTGCTCTTGATGACGAACCGCCTGCACTTGAGGTTTTGCAAAATTTTTGTGGTAAAATTGATTTTATCGATTTAGAAAAAACATTTACAAAATCAGAGGATGCTCTCAAATATCTGAAAAAATACCCTGTTGATTTATTGTTTTTGGATATTAACATGCCTGCTATTTCTGGTATTGATTTCTATAAAAAACTGCCTAGAAAAACAATGGTGATATTCACCACCGCTTATTCAGAATATGCTGTAGAAGGATTTACATTGAGTGCCACTGATTATCTGCTGAAACCTATTTCATTTGTACGTTTTGAGCAGGCTGTTGAAAAAGCATACTCCCAATGGAAATCACAAAATCAGAGTTCAGAACAGCAGTATCTTTTTATCCGTGCGGATTACAGTCTGATAAAAATTCTGCTTTCGGATATTTTATTTATAGAAGGACTGGATGATTATCTCAAAATTCATATTCAAAACCAAAAAACAATTGTCGCCAGAATGACCATGAAAGCATTGCTGCAAAAACTGCCAGAGTCTGAATTTATTAGAGTACACCGTTCTTTTATTGTTTCCATCTCTAAAATAGAAAAAGTGAGAAGCAAAATAATTTACATAAATGACGAAGAAATTCCAGTAAGTGCGAGTTATGAGGCTACCTTTTTTGCCTTGCTCAATCAACAGTAA
- a CDS encoding lysophospholipid acyltransferase family protein translates to MQKLISYPLSFIVLILVLLTLVVFHPIQWICLNIFGYQAHKKSVDYLNFVLLKIVILLGTTFTFENRESIPKGVPIIFVANHQSLYDIIMSIWYLRRFHPKFVSKKELAKGIPSVSYNLRHGGSVVIDRKNPKQAIPEIKKIAEYIEKHTRSAVIFPEGTRSKDGKPKEFAETGLKILCKNAPSAYIVPISINNSWKLVKYGTFPYGLGNHITFVVHEAFAVKDFEFKEIMEKTESAIVNGIKI, encoded by the coding sequence ATGCAGAAGTTAATTTCGTATCCCTTATCTTTTATTGTTTTAATATTGGTATTGTTGACTTTGGTGGTATTTCACCCAATTCAATGGATTTGTCTGAACATATTTGGTTATCAGGCGCATAAAAAAAGTGTCGATTATCTCAATTTTGTACTGCTGAAAATCGTTATACTTCTAGGAACAACTTTTACTTTTGAAAACAGGGAAAGCATCCCGAAAGGAGTGCCTATTATTTTTGTAGCCAATCATCAGAGTTTGTACGACATTATTATGTCGATTTGGTATCTGAGAAGATTTCATCCAAAATTTGTAAGTAAAAAAGAATTGGCAAAAGGAATTCCAAGTGTTTCCTATAATCTGAGACACGGCGGATCAGTAGTTATAGACAGGAAAAACCCAAAACAAGCGATACCAGAGATCAAAAAAATAGCTGAGTATATAGAAAAGCATACTCGATCAGCAGTTATTTTTCCAGAAGGAACCCGCAGTAAAGACGGAAAACCAAAGGAATTTGCAGAAACAGGTTTGAAAATATTATGCAAAAATGCACCATCGGCATATATAGTTCCCATAAGTATCAATAATTCATGGAAACTCGTAAAATATGGAACTTTCCCCTATGGTTTGGGAAATCATATTACCTTTGTAGTGCACGAAGCATTTGCAGTAAAAGATTTTGAGTTTAAAGAGATCATGGAAAAAACCGAGTCGGCAATTGTAAACGGAATAAAAATTTAA
- a CDS encoding GNAT family N-acetyltransferase, translating into MDIGEIEEIKSNDFHTVVDIIYESKLIDEQLLDLENAIVSIKHKLDRNKAKIFVKKQNGIPIAFLVLHYKVNVLSAIKYNWHISYLYVKPEFRRKHIAKEIMMKCIDYARRTKVDHISLNTDIENYPAHQLYESFGFNRMNFISNYYYYEIKMNP; encoded by the coding sequence ATGGATATTGGAGAAATAGAAGAAATAAAATCTAACGATTTTCATACAGTAGTTGATATAATTTATGAATCTAAATTAATTGATGAACAATTGCTTGATTTAGAAAACGCAATAGTATCTATAAAACACAAATTAGATAGAAATAAAGCTAAGATTTTTGTAAAAAAACAAAATGGAATTCCTATCGCATTCCTGGTTTTGCATTATAAAGTAAATGTGTTATCTGCAATAAAATACAATTGGCATATATCGTATTTATATGTTAAACCTGAATTTAGAAGAAAACATATAGCAAAAGAAATTATGATGAAATGTATTGACTATGCTAGACGGACTAAAGTAGATCATATCTCTTTAAATACGGATATCGAAAATTATCCTGCACATCAACTATATGAAAGTTTCGGCTTTAATCGCATGAATTTTATTTCAAATTATTATTATTATGAGATAAAAATGAATCCATAA
- a CDS encoding S41 family peptidase, which yields MRTLFQKKIIIPVIASAFLFVGVSFKDDYFEIAKQLEIFTTLFKELNKNYVDETTPAELMNNAVKGMLSSLDPYTVYFNEQEVLKFKINNTGEYTGIGALITRENDKLILKEPYKNFPADKAGLKAGDEIIQIGDTPLADFKDDASQLFKGSKNTKIDVKYIRQGKPYSAVIVLDEVEIKSVPYFAKIDDKTGYIVLAHFNRKASNETRDALEQLKRQGAERIVLDLRGNPGGLLNEAVNICNLFVPRNEVIVTTKSKIEKHNNTYKTSQEPVDTTIPLVILVNGRSASASEIVSGALQDLDRAVVLGSRSFGKGLVQRPVELTYGTQLKVTISRYYTPSGRCIQALDYAHKDKNGAATRTDSKNYNAFKTRKGRTVYDGGGILPDIEMEETKTSPIANALLKNDGIFDYATKYYYKNPNLGTKIPVISDADYADFKQYLKAQKFNFDTETEIALKNTLASAKKEKLDEAITMEYQQLLTALQKSENALLDKNQKEIKGLLLDEIIKRYQYQEGLYDYYIKNNPEIKKAVTILNTTAEYNSILKI from the coding sequence ATGCGTACCCTTTTCCAAAAAAAAATCATTATTCCAGTTATTGCATCCGCATTTTTGTTTGTGGGGGTAAGCTTCAAAGACGACTATTTTGAGATTGCCAAACAATTGGAAATTTTCACGACGCTGTTCAAAGAATTGAATAAAAATTATGTCGACGAAACAACTCCCGCCGAGCTGATGAACAACGCCGTTAAAGGAATGCTGAGTTCTCTTGATCCTTATACTGTATATTTTAATGAGCAGGAAGTACTTAAGTTTAAAATCAATAATACCGGCGAGTATACCGGAATTGGTGCATTAATCACTCGTGAAAACGACAAACTGATTTTAAAAGAACCGTATAAAAATTTCCCAGCCGACAAAGCGGGACTCAAAGCTGGTGACGAAATCATTCAGATTGGCGATACGCCTTTGGCCGATTTTAAAGATGATGCTTCACAGCTTTTTAAAGGATCGAAAAACACAAAAATTGACGTTAAATACATTCGTCAGGGAAAACCCTATTCGGCTGTAATTGTATTAGATGAAGTTGAAATCAAATCGGTTCCCTATTTTGCCAAAATTGATGACAAAACGGGTTATATTGTTTTGGCTCATTTCAACAGAAAAGCTTCAAATGAAACTAGAGACGCATTAGAACAATTAAAAAGACAAGGAGCCGAAAGAATCGTTTTGGATTTAAGAGGAAATCCAGGCGGATTATTAAATGAAGCAGTAAATATCTGTAACCTTTTTGTGCCTAGAAATGAAGTTATTGTAACCACTAAATCCAAAATTGAAAAACACAACAACACTTATAAAACCTCGCAGGAACCTGTGGATACGACGATTCCTTTAGTGATTTTAGTAAACGGCCGAAGCGCTTCTGCCTCTGAAATTGTTTCAGGAGCGCTACAGGATTTAGATCGTGCTGTTGTTTTGGGAAGCCGCAGTTTTGGAAAAGGGCTGGTGCAACGACCGGTTGAGTTAACGTATGGAACGCAGCTCAAAGTTACAATTTCGCGTTATTACACTCCTTCCGGCAGGTGCATTCAGGCTTTGGATTATGCACATAAAGACAAAAATGGTGCAGCAACCCGAACGGATTCCAAAAACTATAACGCTTTTAAAACCCGAAAAGGAAGAACGGTTTATGATGGTGGCGGCATTTTGCCGGACATCGAAATGGAAGAAACCAAAACAAGCCCGATCGCTAATGCTTTATTGAAAAATGACGGTATTTTTGATTATGCAACCAAATATTATTACAAAAATCCAAATCTAGGAACTAAAATTCCAGTAATCTCTGATGCTGATTATGCCGATTTCAAACAATATTTAAAAGCACAAAAATTCAATTTTGATACAGAAACCGAAATCGCTTTGAAAAACACTTTGGCTTCCGCCAAAAAAGAAAAACTGGATGAAGCTATTACGATGGAATACCAGCAGCTTCTTACTGCGCTTCAAAAATCGGAGAATGCTTTATTGGATAAAAATCAGAAGGAAATCAAAGGATTGCTGCTGGACGAAATCATCAAACGCTATCAATATCAGGAAGGACTTTATGATTATTACATCAAAAACAATCCTGAAATTAAAAAAGCGGTTACTATTTTGAATACCACCGCTGAGTATAATTCGATTTTGAAAATCTAA
- a CDS encoding DUF4349 domain-containing protein, translating into MKSKLIIALLFFAALSCKKADAEASASEDLKVMTVKLPPKVKSVNSEAYSESPNENDKVIEKKIIRTGNLRFQTDNLETTYEQIKNAVKKGKAFIQNDSQGKEYASVYRRITVRIPSENFDTFVKDISNGVDYFDNKEINSQDVTEEYIDIDARLKAKKKLENRYLELLAKANKMSEMLAIEAQLSAIREEIEAKEGQLRYMQSLVSLSTVTIEFYKTIAEESGVTISYGAKIWNSIKSGFYGISSFFLWLLEIWPFIILAAALFYFIRKRFKKKNI; encoded by the coding sequence ATGAAATCAAAATTAATAATTGCTCTTTTATTTTTTGCTGCTTTAAGCTGCAAAAAAGCTGATGCAGAAGCCTCAGCTTCCGAAGATTTAAAAGTAATGACTGTAAAATTACCTCCAAAAGTAAAGTCTGTCAATTCAGAAGCTTATTCTGAATCACCAAATGAAAATGATAAAGTCATTGAGAAAAAAATAATCAGAACTGGCAATCTTAGATTTCAAACCGATAATCTGGAAACTACCTATGAACAGATAAAAAATGCTGTAAAAAAAGGAAAAGCCTTTATACAGAACGATAGTCAGGGAAAAGAATATGCTTCCGTTTACAGACGAATAACAGTTCGTATTCCTAGCGAAAATTTTGACACTTTCGTAAAAGACATTTCTAATGGAGTAGACTATTTTGACAATAAAGAGATTAATTCACAGGATGTAACAGAAGAATACATCGATATTGATGCCCGATTAAAAGCCAAAAAGAAACTTGAAAACAGGTATCTTGAACTTTTGGCAAAGGCCAACAAAATGTCTGAAATGCTGGCGATTGAAGCACAGCTTTCTGCTATCAGAGAAGAAATTGAGGCAAAAGAAGGACAATTAAGATACATGCAAAGCCTGGTCTCGTTGAGCACTGTCACAATAGAATTCTATAAAACAATTGCCGAAGAAAGCGGTGTTACCATTTCTTATGGAGCCAAAATTTGGAACTCAATCAAATCTGGTTTTTATGGTATTTCAAGCTTCTTTTTGTGGTTACTGGAAATTTGGCCTTTCATTATTTTAGCAGCTGCACTATTTTATTTTATAAGAAAACGATTCAAGAAAAAAAACATATAA
- a CDS encoding acyl-ACP desaturase, producing MSIKNIRLEVMQFLENKVDSFVDQYLIPVEKIWQPSDFLPNSESDNFLEEVKELREISKDLPYDFWVAMVGDMITEEALPTYENWLMEVEGVDNEGRNGWSKWVREWTGEENRHGDLLNKYLYLSGRVNMREIEMTTQHLINDGFDIGTGRDPYKNFVYTSFQELATYISHNRVSQLAKSYGDKKLSKMCKMIAGDEMRHHHAYSHFVTEIFKVDPSEMMLAFQYMMKQKIVMPAHFLRESGEKISSAFVHFSDSAQRIGVYTASDYVDIMQKLIEKWEIDKIGSLTDEAEKARDYLMKLPARMAKISERLVIPTESFQFKWVEPARL from the coding sequence ATGTCTATAAAAAACATTCGTCTGGAAGTAATGCAGTTTCTGGAAAACAAGGTTGACAGTTTTGTGGATCAATACCTAATACCTGTAGAAAAGATTTGGCAGCCTTCTGACTTTTTGCCCAACTCCGAAAGCGATAATTTCCTTGAAGAAGTAAAAGAACTTAGAGAAATTTCCAAAGATCTTCCTTATGATTTTTGGGTCGCTATGGTTGGAGATATGATTACCGAAGAAGCACTGCCAACTTACGAAAACTGGCTGATGGAAGTAGAAGGAGTTGATAATGAAGGCAGAAACGGCTGGTCAAAATGGGTTCGTGAATGGACTGGAGAAGAGAACCGTCACGGTGACTTATTGAATAAATACCTGTATTTGTCAGGCCGTGTGAACATGCGCGAAATCGAAATGACTACTCAGCATTTAATTAACGATGGTTTTGATATTGGAACTGGAAGAGATCCATATAAAAATTTCGTTTACACTAGTTTTCAGGAGTTAGCGACTTATATTTCTCATAACCGTGTGTCGCAATTGGCCAAAAGTTATGGAGATAAGAAATTATCCAAAATGTGCAAGATGATTGCTGGTGACGAAATGCGCCACCACCATGCGTATAGCCATTTTGTTACCGAAATTTTTAAAGTAGATCCAAGCGAAATGATGCTGGCTTTTCAATACATGATGAAGCAAAAAATCGTTATGCCTGCTCACTTCCTGAGAGAATCTGGAGAGAAAATTAGCTCTGCATTTGTACATTTTTCTGACTCAGCACAGCGAATTGGTGTTTACACCGCAAGTGATTATGTTGATATTATGCAGAAATTAATCGAAAAGTGGGAAATCGACAAAATTGGAAGTTTAACTGATGAAGCCGAAAAAGCCCGTGATTACTTAATGAAACTGCCAGCAAGAATGGCTAAAATTTCTGAAAGATTAGTAATCCCGACTGAATCATTTCAATTTAAATGGGTAGAACCCGCAAGATTGTAG
- a CDS encoding pirin has product MIKQTPAQIFKSDLRGISKSDAFQRLSVFNFETYHDWSRKPFGTLKVLNEVLLEPSKKTFTFIDIDTEVILLPLFGGIDYKDNTGNEDFIRIEQIKHISAQKGMSFEVSNPYASETVSYLEIWFSAKSAGFCLNADRIDFDFSERNKMNLLFEFADTMGFIGIYDGRKEGFYTLKNNLNGLFVFVISGAFEVENRLLQAKDGLSLKKIETVEWEALSENAVLLLFEVPIENL; this is encoded by the coding sequence ATGATCAAGCAAACTCCAGCCCAAATTTTTAAATCCGATTTACGAGGTATTTCTAAATCGGATGCTTTTCAAAGGCTGTCGGTTTTCAATTTTGAGACGTATCATGATTGGTCCAGAAAACCGTTTGGTACTTTGAAAGTTTTAAATGAAGTGCTATTAGAACCTTCGAAAAAAACATTCACATTCATTGATATTGATACAGAGGTGATTCTTCTGCCTTTGTTTGGTGGCATTGATTATAAAGACAACACGGGTAATGAAGATTTTATCAGAATTGAACAAATAAAGCACATTTCGGCACAAAAAGGAATGTCCTTTGAGGTTTCTAATCCCTATGCATCAGAAACTGTGAGTTATTTGGAAATTTGGTTTTCGGCTAAATCAGCTGGTTTTTGTTTAAATGCCGATAGAATTGATTTTGATTTTTCAGAAAGGAATAAAATGAATCTCCTTTTTGAGTTTGCAGACACTATGGGTTTCATCGGTATTTATGATGGAAGAAAAGAAGGATTTTATACGTTGAAAAATAATTTGAACGGCCTATTTGTTTTTGTAATCAGTGGTGCATTTGAAGTTGAAAACAGATTACTGCAGGCAAAAGATGGTTTGAGTCTTAAAAAAATAGAAACTGTTGAATGGGAAGCTCTCTCAGAGAATGCAGTTTTGTTATTGTTTGAAGTGCCAATAGAAAATTTATAA
- a CDS encoding DUF4256 domain-containing protein has protein sequence MGIQKKLSQEKSTELLQILKTRFEKHSDRHKGLEWKNIQAKLDANPEKLWSINEMETTGGEPDVVGYDSKSDEYIFVDCSVESPSGRRSFCYDREALDKRKENKPKDTAIDAASAMGIELLSEDQYRDLQKLGKFDSKTSSWIVTPANIRKLGGALFCDFRYGTVFVYHNGADSYYAARGFRGSLRV, from the coding sequence ATGGGAATCCAAAAAAAACTTTCACAGGAAAAAAGTACCGAATTGCTTCAAATATTAAAAACCCGTTTTGAAAAACATTCGGACCGACACAAAGGTCTTGAATGGAAAAACATACAAGCAAAATTAGACGCCAATCCTGAAAAATTATGGTCTATTAATGAAATGGAAACAACTGGCGGAGAACCAGATGTAGTGGGTTATGACAGTAAAAGTGACGAATATATTTTCGTCGATTGTTCCGTAGAAAGTCCGTCAGGAAGAAGAAGTTTCTGCTATGACCGTGAAGCGCTTGACAAAAGAAAAGAAAACAAACCTAAAGACACCGCTATCGACGCAGCATCAGCAATGGGCATTGAACTCTTGTCCGAAGATCAATATCGTGACTTGCAAAAACTGGGAAAGTTTGACAGCAAAACCTCCAGCTGGATTGTAACACCAGCGAACATCAGAAAACTTGGCGGAGCTCTTTTCTGCGATTTTAGATATGGAACAGTATTTGTATATCACAATGGTGCCGATTCCTATTATGCCGCAAGAGGATTTAGAGGTTCGTTAAGAGTTTAG
- a CDS encoding intradiol ring-cleavage dioxygenase, with protein sequence MERKDFLRGLGLAGLGSLAIVPIINACSKDDDAVSASSDTTQATDTGGSSSTGSCSVTASETAGPFPTKSPSSLVTANIVSDRTGVGFTINITIKNTNASCAALAGAIVDIWHCDKDGYYSEYGGTTMQSADFTSVHFLRGRQTTNANGLVSFKSIFPGWYTSRATHIHVHIYNASGTSLLVTQIAFPEGSGSAVALVNASTANGYTKGLSGYTYNASDNVFSDSVANEMSTITGSVADGFVLTHTINVAG encoded by the coding sequence ATGGAAAGAAAAGATTTTTTAAGAGGATTAGGTTTAGCAGGATTGGGGTCTTTGGCCATTGTTCCAATAATTAACGCATGCAGTAAAGATGATGATGCGGTTTCTGCTTCATCCGATACAACTCAGGCAACAGATACAGGAGGAAGTTCTTCTACTGGAAGCTGTTCTGTTACCGCATCAGAAACAGCAGGTCCGTTTCCAACCAAATCACCTTCTTCATTAGTCACAGCAAATATTGTTAGTGATAGAACAGGAGTTGGATTCACCATCAATATCACTATCAAAAACACCAATGCCAGCTGTGCAGCATTGGCTGGAGCAATTGTCGATATTTGGCATTGCGACAAAGACGGTTATTATTCTGAATATGGAGGAACTACAATGCAGTCTGCCGACTTTACAAGTGTTCATTTCTTAAGAGGCAGACAAACAACCAATGCTAATGGGCTAGTAAGTTTCAAATCAATTTTTCCAGGCTGGTACACCAGTAGAGCTACTCACATTCACGTACATATTTACAACGCTTCGGGAACTTCGTTACTGGTTACTCAAATTGCTTTTCCAGAAGGCTCAGGAAGTGCTGTGGCATTGGTCAACGCATCTACCGCCAATGGATATACAAAAGGATTATCGGGTTATACCTATAATGCTTCAGACAATGTGTTTTCTGACAGTGTTGCCAATGAAATGTCGACAATTACAGGAAGTGTTGCCGATGGTTTTGTGTTGACGCATACGATAAACGTTGCCGGTTAA
- a CDS encoding fumarate hydratase, with protein MDFIYQDPYPILKDDTQYRKITSDFVKVEQLGEREILTVDPKGLELLAQEALKDVSFMLRTSHLEKLRAILDDPEATDNDRFVAYNLLQNAVVAIDGELPSCQDTGTAIVMAKKGENVYTGADDAEWLSKGIFNTYQERNLRYSQIVPISMFEEKNSGSNLPAQIDIYAKKGASYEFLFLAKGGGSANKTYLYQQTKSLLNEKSLDAFIRAKIMDLGTSACPPYHLALVIGGTSAEANLSAVKKASAGYFDNLPTSGNMAGQAFRDLEWEKRVQLICQQSAIGAQFGGKYFTHDVRVIRLPRHAASCPVGLGVSCSADRNIKGKITKDGIFVEQLEVNPKRLLPETPPHLEEAVEIDLNQPMADILKKLSQYPIKTRLKLNGTLIVARDIAHAKIKELLDAGKPMPEYFKNHPIYYAGPAKTPEGMASGSFGPTTAGRMDVYVEEFQKNGGSMVMLAKGNRTKDVMNACKTYGGFYLGSIGGPAAILAKENILSVEVVDFEELGMEAVRKITIKDFPAFIITDDKGNDFFSNL; from the coding sequence ATGGACTTTATATACCAGGATCCTTATCCTATTTTGAAAGACGATACCCAATACCGTAAAATCACTTCTGATTTTGTAAAAGTAGAACAATTAGGAGAACGTGAAATCCTTACTGTTGACCCAAAAGGATTGGAATTATTGGCGCAGGAAGCGTTGAAAGATGTTTCGTTTATGCTTCGTACTTCGCATTTGGAAAAATTAAGAGCCATTCTTGACGATCCGGAAGCAACCGATAATGACCGCTTTGTCGCTTATAATTTATTACAGAATGCAGTTGTTGCCATCGACGGTGAATTGCCTTCTTGCCAGGACACCGGAACAGCAATTGTAATGGCCAAAAAAGGAGAAAATGTATATACGGGAGCCGATGATGCAGAATGGCTCTCTAAAGGGATTTTTAATACGTATCAGGAAAGAAACCTTCGTTATTCCCAAATTGTGCCAATCTCAATGTTTGAGGAAAAAAATTCGGGATCGAATCTTCCTGCGCAGATTGATATTTATGCCAAAAAAGGAGCTTCGTATGAGTTTTTGTTTTTGGCAAAAGGAGGAGGTTCTGCGAACAAAACCTATTTGTACCAGCAGACAAAATCGTTGTTGAATGAAAAATCTTTGGATGCTTTCATTCGTGCCAAAATAATGGATTTAGGAACTTCGGCCTGTCCGCCGTATCACTTGGCTTTAGTGATTGGAGGAACTTCTGCGGAAGCGAACTTATCAGCAGTAAAAAAAGCATCTGCAGGTTATTTTGATAATTTACCTACTTCAGGAAATATGGCAGGTCAGGCTTTCCGTGACCTGGAATGGGAAAAAAGAGTACAGTTAATCTGTCAGCAAAGTGCCATTGGAGCGCAATTTGGCGGAAAATATTTCACGCATGATGTTCGTGTAATCCGTTTGCCTCGCCACGCCGCTTCCTGCCCGGTTGGATTGGGAGTTTCTTGTTCGGCTGATAGAAATATCAAAGGAAAAATTACCAAAGACGGTATTTTTGTAGAACAATTGGAAGTAAATCCAAAACGCTTATTGCCAGAAACGCCGCCACATTTGGAAGAAGCAGTTGAAATTGACTTGAACCAGCCGATGGCCGATATTCTTAAGAAATTATCGCAATACCCAATCAAAACCCGCTTGAAACTAAACGGAACTTTGATCGTTGCCCGTGATATTGCGCATGCTAAAATCAAAGAATTACTGGATGCTGGTAAACCTATGCCAGAATACTTTAAAAACCACCCAATCTATTACGCCGGGCCAGCAAAAACTCCGGAAGGAATGGCTTCGGGAAGTTTTGGACCAACCACTGCAGGTCGTATGGACGTGTATGTAGAAGAGTTCCAAAAGAACGGAGGAAGCATGGTGATGCTTGCCAAAGGAAACAGAACTAAAGATGTGATGAATGCCTGTAAAACTTACGGCGGATTCTATTTGGGTTCTATCGGAGGGCCGGCAGCAATCTTGGCCAAAGAAAACATTCTTTCGGTTGAAGTAGTGGATTTTGAGGAATTAGGAATGGAAGCCGTTCGTAAGATTACGATTAAAGATTTCCCTGCTTTTATTATTACCGATGATAAAGGGAATGATTTCTTTTCTAATTTGTAA
- a CDS encoding MFS transporter — protein sequence MIKKLLSNYLQHFRDFSLEVKILAIATFINRCGAMVVPFLSKYMLEELHFTYSQIGWVMVFFGVGSFIGTWISGKLSDKIGFYKVMIFSLFTTGILFILLQFLTTFYSFCFGVLLLTTVSDMYRPAMLVSLDTYATKENRTRALSLVRSAVNLGFMFGPVIGGIIITVLDYNFLFYIDGLTCMLSILIFYIYIKEKKLPYKLKVFKHLKDTNSVFDDKPFLIHLLVTLITGILFFQIFTTLSLYYKEVFNFSSFQGALFLALNGVLILLFELPIVKYVETNKINKLMVVSYGVLAMSVAYLFLLIEGNVFTLILMMLLMTVGMMFTFPFANSFVKKRSLKNHEGKFMAVFTMSYSIAQIISTKTGMEIIGNYGYKANWIFLSALGLIGFVIAYRLVYIVKKEKEILKGKIVQSLFADSK from the coding sequence ATGATAAAAAAATTACTTTCCAATTATTTGCAGCATTTTAGAGATTTTTCTTTAGAAGTTAAGATTTTAGCAATAGCAACTTTTATTAATAGATGTGGTGCAATGGTTGTACCGTTTTTGTCTAAATACATGTTAGAAGAACTCCATTTTACCTATAGCCAAATTGGCTGGGTGATGGTTTTTTTTGGAGTTGGATCTTTTATAGGAACTTGGATCAGCGGAAAATTGTCTGATAAAATAGGTTTTTATAAGGTGATGATTTTTAGTTTATTTACTACTGGAATTCTCTTTATTCTTTTGCAGTTTTTAACTACTTTTTATAGTTTTTGCTTCGGAGTTTTACTTTTAACTACGGTGTCAGATATGTATAGACCCGCCATGTTAGTTTCATTAGACACTTATGCTACTAAAGAGAATAGAACAAGAGCATTATCTTTAGTGCGTTCTGCGGTTAATCTAGGTTTTATGTTTGGCCCTGTTATTGGCGGAATAATAATAACTGTTTTAGATTATAATTTTCTTTTTTATATAGATGGTTTAACCTGTATGCTTAGCATTTTAATATTTTACATCTATATTAAAGAAAAGAAATTACCTTATAAATTAAAAGTATTTAAACATTTAAAAGATACTAATTCCGTTTTTGATGATAAACCATTTTTAATTCATCTTTTAGTAACACTGATAACAGGCATTTTGTTTTTTCAAATATTTACAACTTTATCTCTGTACTATAAAGAAGTTTTTAATTTTTCAAGTTTCCAAGGAGCTTTGTTTTTGGCATTGAATGGTGTTTTAATTTTACTTTTTGAGCTGCCAATTGTAAAATATGTTGAAACAAATAAAATCAACAAACTAATGGTCGTTAGTTATGGTGTTTTAGCAATGTCTGTGGCGTATTTGTTTCTGCTGATTGAAGGAAATGTTTTCACACTAATTCTGATGATGCTTTTAATGACAGTAGGTATGATGTTTACTTTTCCGTTTGCAAACTCCTTTGTTAAAAAAAGATCTTTAAAAAATCACGAAGGCAAATTCATGGCAGTCTTTACCATGAGTTATAGTATCGCTCAGATAATAAGCACAAAAACAGGAATGGAAATTATTGGAAATTATGGTTATAAAGCAAATTGGATTTTCTTGTCTGCTCTTGGTTTAATTGGTTTTGTTATTGCTTATCGTTTAGTTTATATCGTAAAAAAGGAAAAGGAAATCTTAAAGGGAAAAATTGTACAGTCTCTTTTTGCTGATTCTAAATGA